The following proteins are encoded in a genomic region of Acidobacteriota bacterium:
- a CDS encoding VCBS repeat-containing protein, with product MRHKANALQTAPTALLFNTSARTAAALLQLAKPADFDGDGKTDLSVWRGAEGNWYIKRSSDNQSQITAWGAQGDQPIPSDYDGDGKTDLAVFRRATGTWYILKSSNGATQTQAWGVGTDLPVPGDYDGDGKTDIAVWRPSDGTWYALRSSNGSSLVQAWGQQSDIPVPSSGVPNTPPAGSLSIGGQVTTALGVGLGGLTLTLSGSLGLQTVTNSSGQYSFTGLASGGSFTVTGSQSGYYFSPVNRSYPTVTANVTNANFIAAPVLQPPPSTFTRTVNYAYNYAGALAGIGTDLLGNDPNNTTNVATAFGYRAWGMPRTVDYGNGTRLTADYNPMRQQLANYQVQQVGSGSVLLQQYYDYYENGINNGKVRKLADNASFANHRKFTYDGFNRLTGVTVNGSYVNQYGYDRWGNITNLNNQQSLTYQTGPTGAPTNRLSTAGGASFGYDAAGNMTANGATTYSYDGANRLVQAGSSANVSGYDGANRRYKASNNGNLSYYVWSSVLAQPLLELDSTAGVKRASIYHKGELLALQSTDGQFYWSTTDHLSSARLLTNTAGNVAYTAQFDPFGQIISEWSASGDVNLNTRKFATYERDVATGLDYAQARTYGSGWGRFAQADPKGRACNGQKPDVMGAAQIDRPQSFNRYAYAMNDPANNFDPTGLSCVTATLACIAAAGYFLLNNVAIVGACASGFVPGCFVAIATHPLAAIAAAAACANASDECSRGKRPNAN from the coding sequence GTGCGACACAAGGCCAACGCGCTGCAAACAGCGCCCACCGCACTGCTCTTCAATACCAGCGCACGCACTGCGGCGGCGTTGCTGCAACTGGCTAAACCGGCTGATTTCGACGGCGATGGTAAGACCGATCTGTCGGTCTGGCGCGGCGCTGAGGGGAATTGGTATATCAAACGCTCTTCGGATAACCAGTCGCAAATCACCGCCTGGGGCGCACAGGGCGATCAACCCATACCGAGCGATTATGACGGCGATGGCAAAACCGATCTGGCCGTCTTCCGGCGCGCCACCGGCACTTGGTACATTCTGAAAAGCTCGAACGGCGCAACGCAGACGCAAGCCTGGGGTGTGGGCACAGACCTGCCCGTGCCAGGTGATTATGATGGCGATGGCAAAACCGATATTGCCGTGTGGCGGCCCAGCGACGGCACTTGGTATGCGCTGCGCAGTTCCAACGGTTCGTCGTTGGTGCAAGCGTGGGGACAGCAGAGCGATATTCCAGTGCCGTCGAGCGGCGTGCCGAACACGCCTCCGGCGGGCAGCCTGAGCATCGGCGGGCAAGTGACAACTGCACTGGGTGTCGGATTGGGTGGCCTCACGTTGACGCTGAGCGGGTCGCTGGGCTTGCAAACAGTGACGAACAGCAGCGGGCAATATAGCTTCACCGGGCTGGCCAGCGGCGGCAGTTTCACGGTGACAGGATCGCAAAGCGGTTATTACTTCTCACCGGTAAATCGCAGTTACCCAACCGTAACGGCCAATGTCACGAATGCCAATTTCATTGCCGCGCCGGTCTTGCAACCGCCGCCGTCAACCTTTACGCGGACGGTCAACTACGCCTACAACTACGCTGGCGCGTTGGCGGGCATCGGCACCGACCTGCTCGGCAACGATCCGAATAACACCACCAACGTAGCCACGGCCTTTGGCTATCGCGCCTGGGGCATGCCGCGCACGGTGGATTATGGCAACGGCACACGGCTGACCGCCGATTACAATCCGATGCGGCAGCAATTGGCGAATTACCAAGTGCAACAGGTCGGCAGCGGCAGCGTGTTGTTGCAACAGTATTACGACTATTACGAGAACGGCATCAACAACGGCAAGGTGCGCAAGCTGGCCGATAACGCAAGCTTTGCGAACCATCGCAAGTTCACTTACGACGGCTTCAACCGCTTGACCGGCGTTACCGTCAACGGCAGTTACGTGAACCAGTACGGTTATGACCGCTGGGGCAACATCACCAACCTGAACAACCAGCAATCGCTCACCTATCAGACCGGCCCCACTGGCGCGCCCACCAACCGGTTGAGCACGGCGGGCGGGGCGAGCTTTGGCTACGATGCCGCCGGGAACATGACCGCCAACGGCGCGACGACCTATAGCTATGACGGCGCGAACCGGCTGGTGCAGGCAGGCAGCAGCGCCAATGTGTCTGGCTACGACGGCGCGAACCGGCGTTATAAGGCGAGTAACAACGGCAACCTGAGTTATTACGTCTGGTCGTCGGTGCTTGCTCAGCCACTGCTGGAATTGGACAGCACGGCGGGGGTGAAGCGGGCGAGCATTTACCACAAAGGTGAATTGCTGGCGTTGCAAAGCACAGATGGGCAGTTTTACTGGTCAACGACTGACCATTTGAGCAGTGCCCGGCTGCTGACCAATACGGCGGGCAATGTGGCTTACACTGCACAGTTCGATCCGTTCGGACAGATCATCAGTGAATGGTCAGCGTCGGGTGATGTGAACTTGAACACGCGCAAGTTTGCGACCTACGAACGCGACGTGGCGACTGGGTTGGATTATGCGCAAGCGCGAACGTATGGGAGCGGCTGGGGCCGGTTTGCGCAGGCTGATCCAAAAGGCAGAGCCTGTAACGGGCAGAAGCCTGATGTAATGGGGGCAGCACAGATAGATCGTCCGCAAAGCTTCAACCGTTACGCCTATGCAATGAATGACCCAGCAAACAATTTCGATCCAACTGGGTTAAGTTGCGTGACCGCAACTCTCGCGTGCATTGCTGCCGCAGGCTACTTCCTTCTAAACAACGTGGCAATAGTTGGGGCGTGTGCCTCGGGTTTTGTTCCTGGGTGCTTTGTTGCAATTGCTACCCACCCATTGGCTGCAATAGCTGCGGCTGCCGCATGTGCTAATGCCTCTGACGAATGTAGTAGGGGTAAGAGACCTAATGCAAATTAG